One window from the genome of Commensalibacter oyaizuii encodes:
- the cobO gene encoding cob(I)yrinic acid a,c-diamide adenosyltransferase produces the protein MNQDAELHKKKMQKRKELQKELVSSKKEEKGLVMVHTGSGKGKSTAAFGLVFRNLGYGRKCAVVQFIKAPEWQTGERKMADMFPDLLKWHTLGEGFTWDTQDKQKDIASCAKAWAVALEYLQCEDIALVVLDELNIALRYDYIAMDVVLEGLRKRPAMQHVVITGRNAKPELIEAADLVTEMNLIKHHFDAGVKAQKGVEF, from the coding sequence ATGAATCAAGATGCTGAGTTGCATAAAAAAAAGATGCAAAAAAGAAAAGAGTTACAAAAGGAGCTTGTGTCTTCTAAAAAAGAAGAAAAAGGCCTTGTTATGGTGCATACAGGCTCTGGCAAAGGGAAATCAACAGCGGCATTTGGTCTGGTTTTTCGGAATTTGGGATATGGGCGGAAATGTGCAGTCGTACAATTCATTAAGGCACCTGAATGGCAAACTGGGGAACGTAAAATGGCAGATATGTTCCCTGATTTATTAAAATGGCATACTCTTGGCGAAGGCTTTACATGGGATACGCAGGATAAACAAAAGGATATTGCTTCTTGTGCCAAGGCATGGGCTGTTGCACTTGAATATTTGCAATGTGAAGATATCGCATTGGTTGTTTTAGACGAGTTAAATATTGCACTGCGTTATGATTACATTGCAATGGATGTTGTCTTAGAAGGCTTACGAAAACGTCCCGCAATGCAACATGTCGTAATTACAGGACGCAACGCAAAGCCAGAACTTATTGAAGCTGCTGATTTAGTCACGGAAATGAATTTGATTAAACATCATTTTGACGCTGGGGTCAAAGCTCAAAAAGGTGTCGAGTTTTAA
- the cobU gene encoding bifunctional adenosylcobinamide kinase/adenosylcobinamide-phosphate guanylyltransferase, whose protein sequence is MISFILGGAKSGKSGYAEEQIMQLPAPWIYLATGRAWDDEMQQKIINHQKRRGQGWQTIEVPIQIAKALQQLNKEPVLIDCLTLWLTNLMMDHYHIDNEIEILLSGLKAYQGDIVIVSNEVGQGIVPIDPMARAFRNHAGVLHQKVAKIADRFTCIIAGYPVFIKP, encoded by the coding sequence ATGATTAGTTTTATTTTAGGTGGTGCCAAATCAGGCAAAAGTGGTTATGCCGAAGAACAAATAATGCAGTTACCTGCACCATGGATATATTTAGCAACAGGAAGGGCATGGGATGATGAGATGCAACAAAAGATTATCAATCATCAAAAGCGTCGCGGTCAAGGATGGCAAACCATCGAAGTACCCATACAAATTGCTAAAGCTTTACAACAGTTAAATAAAGAGCCCGTTTTAATAGATTGTTTAACCTTGTGGTTAACCAATCTTATGATGGATCATTATCATATTGATAATGAAATAGAGATATTATTATCAGGATTAAAAGCATATCAAGGGGATATCGTGATTGTTAGTAACGAAGTGGGGCAAGGAATTGTTCCCATTGATCCAATGGCCAGAGCATTTCGAAATCATGCAGGGGTGTTGCATCAGAAAGTTGCCAAGATTGCGGATCGTTTTACATGTATTATTGCGGGATATCCCGTATTTATTAAACCATAA
- a CDS encoding 2-hydroxyacid dehydrogenase, with the protein MQHEVLQLVPMTKSIQEQVNQKFNTHIHLNGLPDTDILNKIEAVITNGVIGAPTDFLNSLPNLKLITVHGVGYDNVDTQLAKQRNIKLSIAAGAPTVDVADMALALLLNVARQINLRDQFIRDGRWEHERCPYQGTSISNKKVGIMGMGPIGRAIAQRISAFDNEVSYTARHQHTDVQWNFVPSLLDLAKQSDIFIVAASGGDNSRKAVNKEIIEAIGERGFLINIGRGVTIDEEALIGCLQQKKIAGAGLDVFANEPHVPQCLKELPNVVMAPHSAGATFETSKATATKVLQSLEVFFAGKALPDEVKL; encoded by the coding sequence ATGCAACATGAAGTTCTACAACTTGTTCCTATGACCAAAAGCATTCAAGAACAAGTTAACCAAAAATTTAACACTCATATCCATCTTAATGGTCTGCCAGATACGGATATTTTGAATAAAATTGAAGCTGTTATTACAAACGGTGTGATCGGCGCACCGACGGATTTTCTGAATAGCCTGCCCAACCTAAAATTAATTACAGTACATGGTGTAGGATACGATAACGTTGATACACAGCTAGCAAAACAAAGAAACATTAAGCTAAGCATTGCAGCAGGAGCCCCCACGGTTGATGTCGCTGATATGGCTTTGGCTTTATTATTAAATGTTGCACGTCAAATTAATTTACGTGATCAATTTATCCGTGACGGTCGTTGGGAACATGAACGATGCCCTTATCAAGGGACCTCTATTTCGAATAAAAAAGTGGGAATTATGGGTATGGGTCCAATTGGACGGGCAATTGCACAACGGATCAGTGCTTTTGATAATGAAGTTTCTTATACGGCTCGTCACCAACATACTGATGTACAATGGAATTTTGTACCGTCCCTTTTGGATCTTGCAAAACAATCAGATATTTTTATTGTAGCAGCCAGTGGGGGGGATAATTCGCGAAAAGCAGTCAATAAAGAAATTATTGAAGCAATTGGTGAACGTGGCTTTTTAATTAATATTGGACGTGGTGTTACCATTGATGAAGAGGCCTTGATTGGATGTCTACAACAGAAAAAAATTGCAGGCGCAGGCTTGGATGTTTTTGCGAATGAACCACATGTTCCTCAATGCCTGAAAGAATTACCCAATGTTGTTATGGCACCCCATTCAGCAGGCGCAACTTTTGAAACATCGAAGGCCACAGCAACAAAAGTTTTACAATCTTTGGAGGTTTTTTTTGCAGGAAAAGCCCTGCCTGATGAGGTCAAACTCTAA
- a CDS encoding HoxN/HupN/NixA family nickel/cobalt transporter, producing the protein MFTSVKHLFDESSSELKARLITIYTALAILNIGAWIWAFVAFHNKPALLGISLVIYGLGLRHAVDADHIAAIDNVTRKLMQMGQRPVSVGFFFSLGHSTVVFIVAVLVAITVNALSNFEHLQNITGIISTCISAFFLIIIAVMNIFIFISIYKTYKRVKNGGDYVEEDLDILLNNRGFLSRLLRPLFKLITKGWHMFPLGFLFGLGFDTATEVSMFAVSASQINQGIPLTSIMVFPVLFAAGMSLVDTSDGILMLKAYDWAFVKPMRKLFYNMSITLVSIFVALFIGGIEALSLIADQFNLQGSFWNIISELSSNFNELGYAIIGIFILAWLISYIIYKTQKIE; encoded by the coding sequence ATGTTTACGTCTGTAAAACATTTATTTGATGAAAGTTCATCAGAATTAAAAGCACGATTAATCACCATTTATACTGCACTGGCTATATTAAACATTGGGGCATGGATCTGGGCTTTTGTTGCGTTTCATAACAAACCTGCGTTACTGGGGATTTCTTTGGTGATATATGGATTGGGATTACGCCACGCTGTGGATGCTGATCACATTGCAGCCATTGACAATGTAACCCGTAAATTAATGCAAATGGGACAACGCCCTGTCTCTGTTGGTTTTTTCTTTTCCCTTGGACATTCCACAGTTGTTTTTATTGTTGCTGTTCTTGTTGCCATAACCGTCAATGCATTAAGTAACTTTGAACATTTGCAAAATATTACTGGCATTATCAGTACCTGCATCTCTGCCTTCTTTTTAATCATTATTGCAGTAATGAATATCTTCATTTTTATCTCAATCTATAAAACTTATAAAAGAGTTAAAAATGGCGGGGATTATGTCGAAGAAGACTTGGATATACTGTTAAATAACCGTGGGTTTTTATCACGCTTACTTCGTCCTCTTTTTAAATTAATTACCAAGGGGTGGCATATGTTTCCCTTGGGCTTTTTATTTGGTCTGGGCTTTGACACAGCAACTGAGGTTTCAATGTTTGCTGTTTCTGCATCACAGATTAATCAAGGTATTCCTTTAACGTCCATTATGGTGTTTCCTGTTTTATTTGCAGCGGGTATGTCCCTTGTCGACACCAGTGATGGGATCTTGATGTTAAAAGCCTATGACTGGGCTTTTGTTAAACCCATGCGCAAGCTGTTTTACAATATGTCTATTACCTTGGTTTCAATTTTTGTTGCCTTGTTTATTGGTGGAATAGAAGCATTAAGCTTGATCGCTGATCAATTTAATTTACAAGGCAGTTTTTGGAATATCATCAGTGAATTAAGCAGCAACTTCAATGAATTAGGTTACGCTATTATTGGCATATTTATCTTAGCATGGTTAATTTCATATATCATTTATAAAACTCAGAAAATTGAATAA
- a CDS encoding nuclear transport factor 2 family protein, producing the protein MMFVHIRTKDYNMIEIRSPLPPFTLDTAIQKVRLAEDGWNSRNPEKVALAYTVDSAWRNRDQFINGRREIIAFLTTKWRDEQDYRLIKELWAYHQNRIAVRFAYEWHDGQGNWFRSFGNENWEFDQNGLMCKRFACINDLAIKEADRKYFWPLGRRPDEHPSLTDLGV; encoded by the coding sequence ATGATGTTTGTTCATATCCGCACGAAAGATTATAATATGATCGAAATTCGTTCTCCGCTACCCCCGTTTACATTAGATACTGCTATACAAAAAGTTAGGTTAGCCGAAGATGGCTGGAACAGTCGTAATCCTGAAAAAGTTGCGCTGGCTTACACCGTGGACAGTGCGTGGCGTAATCGCGATCAGTTTATCAATGGCCGACGGGAAATTATTGCGTTTCTAACGACAAAATGGCGCGATGAGCAAGATTATCGTTTAATTAAAGAATTATGGGCATATCATCAAAACAGAATTGCTGTTCGTTTTGCCTATGAGTGGCATGATGGTCAGGGGAATTGGTTTCGATCTTTTGGAAACGAAAACTGGGAATTTGATCAAAATGGACTGATGTGTAAACGATTTGCTTGTATCAATGATTTAGCCATTAAAGAAGCTGATCGAAAATATTTTTGGCCTTTGGGAAGAAGACCTGATGAACATCCTAGTTTAACAGATTTGGGGGTTTAG
- a CDS encoding nucleoside/nucleotide kinase family protein — translation MESKSETPVDGLVLSQEYIDRAKNLCRNGKRIILAIAGAPGSGKSTVAGLLHKALADCSMVVPMDGFHLSNKELERLGRKGRKGAPDTFDVWGYKSLIERLKNQQKGEIIYAPEFYRTIEEPIAGSIPIFDDVPLIITEGNYLLLSQGEWNPLSLLFDERWFVTAPLLERQQRLVNRHHYFGRSIEDAKAWVVNTDEPNAQLIEKHHKNADLIINWADPKK, via the coding sequence ATGGAAAGTAAAAGTGAAACGCCTGTTGATGGATTGGTCTTATCACAAGAATATATTGATAGAGCTAAAAACTTGTGTAGAAATGGCAAGCGTATTATTTTGGCCATTGCAGGCGCCCCAGGGTCTGGCAAGTCAACAGTTGCTGGTTTACTGCATAAAGCTTTGGCAGATTGTTCAATGGTTGTGCCAATGGATGGGTTTCATTTATCAAATAAAGAGCTGGAACGTTTGGGGCGCAAAGGACGCAAAGGGGCCCCTGATACGTTTGATGTATGGGGGTACAAGTCCCTGATAGAGCGTTTGAAAAATCAGCAAAAGGGCGAGATTATTTATGCCCCTGAATTTTATCGTACAATCGAAGAGCCTATTGCTGGGTCTATTCCTATTTTTGATGACGTTCCTTTAATTATCACCGAAGGAAACTATTTATTATTATCTCAAGGGGAGTGGAATCCATTATCGTTGCTTTTTGATGAGAGGTGGTTCGTGACCGCACCTTTATTAGAACGTCAGCAGCGTTTGGTAAATCGTCATCATTATTTTGGACGTTCAATAGAAGATGCCAAAGCTTGGGTGGTAAATACGGATGAACCTAATGCACAATTAATTGAAAAACATCATAAAAATGCAGATTTAATTATTAATTGGGCAGACCCTAAAAAGTAA
- the cobW gene encoding cobalamin biosynthesis protein CobW, which translates to MQSARIPATIISGFLGAGKTTLLRSLMEKTTNKKIAIIVNEFGSLGFDGEILKNCGVPGCTEENIVELANGCICCTVADEFLPTMEALLNRADPPEHIIIETSGLALPKPLIKAFNWPSIKTRMTVDGVVTLVDAPAVLAGQFADDPDAVAKQRAADPSLDHDNPLHEVFEDQLCSADLIILNKVDLITSEQAQQLCQDIQKEIPKAVKIIQSSKGQIDPEIVLGIHAGAEDDLNTRPSHHDTEGEDHEHDDFTSFVVSVPMVKDPEALVQKLIQLTNTHDILRIKGYVHIENKPMRLEIHGVGQRFNYHFDRLWRKDEQRNGNLIIIGETGIDQNAIQQALQV; encoded by the coding sequence ATGCAATCCGCGCGTATTCCCGCCACGATTATTTCTGGTTTTTTAGGTGCTGGTAAAACTACACTATTACGTTCCTTAATGGAAAAAACAACCAACAAAAAAATCGCGATTATTGTAAATGAATTCGGATCTTTGGGATTTGATGGGGAAATTTTAAAAAATTGTGGCGTACCAGGATGTACAGAAGAAAATATTGTAGAACTTGCTAATGGATGTATTTGTTGTACGGTTGCTGATGAATTCCTGCCCACGATGGAGGCACTGTTAAACCGTGCTGATCCCCCTGAACATATTATTATTGAAACATCTGGTCTGGCTTTACCAAAACCGTTAATTAAGGCATTTAACTGGCCCAGTATTAAAACCAGAATGACCGTTGATGGCGTGGTAACCCTTGTTGACGCACCTGCTGTACTGGCAGGTCAATTTGCTGACGATCCTGATGCTGTTGCTAAACAACGTGCTGCTGACCCATCATTGGATCATGATAATCCCCTACATGAAGTATTCGAAGACCAACTTTGTTCAGCTGATTTAATTATTTTAAATAAAGTCGATTTAATTACCTCTGAACAAGCTCAACAACTGTGCCAAGATATTCAAAAGGAAATCCCCAAAGCGGTTAAAATCATCCAATCTTCAAAGGGGCAAATTGATCCCGAAATTGTTTTAGGCATTCATGCTGGGGCAGAAGATGATCTAAATACCCGCCCATCCCATCACGATACAGAAGGAGAAGACCACGAACATGATGATTTCACCAGTTTTGTCGTCTCCGTTCCCATGGTAAAGGATCCAGAAGCCTTGGTTCAAAAATTAATTCAATTAACCAACACTCATGATATTTTACGAATTAAGGGATATGTTCATATTGAAAATAAACCAATGCGTTTAGAAATTCACGGGGTGGGTCAACGCTTTAATTATCATTTCGACCGTCTATGGCGTAAAGATGAACAGCGTAACGGTAACCTAATTATTATTGGTGAAACTGGCATTGATCAAAATGCTATCCAACAAGCGTTACAAGTCTAA
- the cobN gene encoding cobaltochelatase subunit CobN — translation MHLLVREIKSLDEQAIAEDLQHEPADIIFFSFSNNDLKIMGQCLEKLPTAFPTVRLAPLNRLRHPMSVDLYLDDTVRHAKFVILRLLGGIEYWRYGTDELVALCQSKNIPLLVLPGEGYDDPTLNQLCTLPPALVTQFKTLFYEGGPVNFSHILHLAASYLTQAPYQVHPETLPMVGEYDLSLPTHDHQPTAIILFYRTHLLANNITPILTLAHQLSQNQINIRAIYVSSLKDPIVSYWVHNFLQNTPSHLILNATYFSVQQDSQNSLFKQIDVPVLQLLQPSNSQQLWETSFRGLSQTDLAMQVVLPELDGKLLTTAIAFKKEENGQIYYDPYPEGIDLVVERALGWIDLARKTNKEKKITIFLSNYPGVGGQEGHAVGLDSFASLYHILQWLKQEGYDLGPRPIPAQQELTKILCHQAPQPILSVPQYQALFSELPESFQTSVLKSWPDINLDETIHDQFLTLRYLTLGHVTVAVQPERATQQTHKTLYHDPDTPPCHGYIATYLWLRKIIRTDALIHLGTHGTTEWLPGKATALSHECAPIILLRGIPVIYPFIVNNPGEAACAKRRLGAITIGHLTPPVSKAVLSGPAAELERLIDDYAEADGLDRRRSQILLSAILDKAERCGLLAETGINRKESGDEVALSHLDAYLCDVKDLQIREGLHIFGNTPPQYQQLLTIIQAYAPDQAQTLQEKLYQCANNEKSALLQALNGRFIEAGPAGAPTRGRLDVLPTGRNLYTVDPRSIPTQTAYVLAQNAAKHLLLRYMQENGDHLRTIVIDLWGSTNLRTGGEDLALAYILMGAQPIWDPTSGRVTAVEILPLAKMDRPRVDVTLRISGFFRDAFEAQINTFDQTVEAIATRDEDEFWNPLAGLYQHSPSNNQIPTRIYGTAQGTYGTGIEDNLTTSNWQEQKELGELWIKNSSYAYGRHKTGEYDEQGLSDRLKTTQAFIHTQDHSEIDLLDSPDYAAHEGGFAAAAQLFNNQPTLYHADTSTPEAPKIRLLVEEVNRITRGRAANPTWIHSMMNHSYRGAGEIARSVDALFAFSATLPHRFDQQFNLVFEATLGDDTVRSFLKDANLAAYRTMLRRFSEARDRGLWHPKSNSVAMILEQDRE, via the coding sequence ATGCATCTGCTGGTTCGTGAAATAAAAAGCCTAGACGAACAGGCCATAGCCGAAGATTTACAACATGAACCAGCGGACATTATCTTTTTTTCTTTTTCAAACAATGATTTAAAAATTATGGGACAATGTCTGGAAAAATTGCCCACGGCTTTTCCAACGGTCAGACTGGCACCTTTGAATCGTCTGCGCCATCCGATGTCGGTTGATCTTTATTTGGACGATACTGTTCGTCATGCCAAATTCGTTATTTTACGTCTATTGGGGGGAATAGAATATTGGCGATATGGTACCGACGAGCTGGTTGCTTTATGCCAATCAAAAAATATACCATTATTGGTTTTACCTGGCGAAGGGTATGATGATCCAACTCTAAATCAATTATGTACCTTACCCCCGGCCCTAGTTACCCAATTTAAAACTTTGTTTTATGAAGGTGGGCCTGTCAATTTTTCCCATATTTTACATCTGGCTGCCAGTTATCTAACACAAGCCCCCTATCAGGTTCATCCAGAAACATTACCAATGGTTGGGGAGTACGATTTATCTTTGCCGACACACGATCATCAACCTACAGCAATTATTTTGTTTTATCGCACCCATTTGCTGGCCAATAATATTACACCAATTTTGACATTGGCCCATCAATTATCCCAAAATCAAATTAATATAAGAGCGATATATGTCAGCTCTTTAAAAGATCCCATTGTTTCATATTGGGTGCATAATTTTTTACAAAACACCCCTTCACATTTAATCCTGAATGCTACGTATTTTTCTGTTCAACAAGACTCACAAAACTCTCTTTTCAAACAAATAGATGTTCCTGTTTTACAATTACTTCAACCCAGTAATTCGCAACAATTATGGGAAACAAGTTTTCGTGGATTATCCCAAACTGATCTGGCGATGCAGGTTGTTTTACCCGAACTCGATGGAAAATTATTAACCACTGCCATCGCCTTTAAAAAAGAAGAAAATGGCCAAATTTATTACGATCCTTACCCTGAAGGTATCGATCTGGTTGTAGAGCGTGCACTGGGCTGGATCGATCTTGCTCGTAAAACCAATAAAGAAAAAAAAATAACCATTTTCCTGTCCAATTATCCTGGTGTTGGTGGACAGGAAGGACACGCCGTGGGATTGGACAGTTTTGCAAGTTTATATCACATTTTACAATGGTTAAAGCAGGAGGGATACGATCTGGGCCCCCGGCCTATTCCTGCTCAGCAAGAATTAACCAAAATATTATGCCATCAAGCACCACAACCCATTCTCTCTGTCCCTCAATATCAAGCTTTATTTTCAGAACTCCCCGAATCTTTTCAAACCTCGGTTCTAAAATCTTGGCCTGACATAAACCTTGATGAAACAATTCACGATCAATTTCTAACCCTTCGCTATTTAACGTTGGGCCATGTTACTGTCGCTGTACAACCTGAACGGGCAACCCAGCAAACACATAAAACCCTATATCATGACCCCGATACCCCCCCTTGTCATGGGTATATTGCAACTTATTTGTGGCTGCGAAAAATAATACGTACAGATGCATTAATTCACCTTGGTACCCATGGCACAACAGAATGGTTACCTGGCAAAGCAACCGCTTTGTCGCATGAATGCGCACCTATTATATTATTACGGGGGATACCCGTTATTTATCCCTTCATCGTTAATAACCCAGGCGAGGCTGCTTGCGCTAAACGCAGATTGGGGGCTATTACTATTGGACACCTAACCCCCCCTGTCAGTAAAGCCGTATTAAGCGGCCCAGCCGCAGAATTAGAACGATTGATTGATGATTATGCTGAGGCAGATGGGCTGGATCGTAGACGCAGTCAAATCCTGCTTAGTGCTATTTTAGACAAAGCTGAACGTTGTGGTCTGTTGGCAGAAACGGGTATCAACCGAAAAGAAAGTGGCGATGAAGTTGCTTTAAGTCATCTAGATGCCTATTTATGCGATGTCAAAGACCTACAAATCCGCGAAGGATTACATATCTTTGGAAATACTCCCCCACAATATCAGCAATTATTAACCATCATTCAGGCCTATGCCCCCGATCAAGCACAAACCCTGCAAGAAAAGTTGTATCAATGTGCAAACAATGAAAAATCAGCTTTACTACAAGCGTTAAACGGTCGTTTTATCGAGGCTGGCCCTGCTGGTGCGCCAACAAGGGGGCGTTTGGATGTTCTGCCGACGGGACGTAATTTATATACAGTTGATCCACGCTCTATTCCTACCCAAACGGCTTACGTTCTGGCACAAAATGCGGCCAAGCATTTATTGCTGCGCTATATGCAAGAAAACGGGGATCATTTACGCACGATTGTCATTGATCTGTGGGGCAGTACCAATTTACGCACAGGTGGGGAAGATCTAGCCCTTGCCTATATTTTAATGGGCGCACAACCCATTTGGGACCCAACCTCGGGTCGGGTTACGGCGGTTGAAATCCTTCCTTTGGCCAAAATGGATCGCCCCCGCGTGGATGTAACCTTGCGCATTTCGGGTTTTTTTCGAGATGCATTCGAGGCACAAATCAATACATTTGATCAAACTGTTGAAGCCATCGCCACACGTGATGAAGACGAATTCTGGAATCCATTAGCAGGTTTGTATCAACATTCCCCCTCCAATAATCAAATCCCCACACGAATTTATGGCACTGCCCAAGGGACCTATGGAACAGGGATCGAGGATAATTTAACGACTAGCAACTGGCAGGAACAAAAAGAGTTGGGCGAATTATGGATTAAAAATTCTTCTTATGCTTATGGTCGCCATAAAACTGGAGAATATGATGAACAGGGCCTATCTGATCGTTTGAAAACCACACAGGCATTTATACATACCCAAGATCACAGTGAAATTGATTTATTAGACAGTCCCGATTATGCCGCCCACGAAGGAGGATTTGCAGCAGCAGCTCAATTATTCAATAACCAACCAACCTTATATCATGCAGACACATCCACACCCGAAGCTCCCAAAATCAGATTGTTGGTCGAGGAGGTTAACCGCATCACCCGTGGACGGGCAGCCAATCCAACATGGATACACTCCATGATGAATCATTCCTATCGCGGGGCGGGTGAGATTGCCCGTTCTGTTGATGCATTATTTGCGTTTTCAGCAACCCTGCCCCACCGTTTTGATCAGCAATTTAATTTAGTTTTTGAAGCGACATTGGGCGACGATACGGTTCGATCTTTTTTAAAAGATGCCAATCTTGCAGCATACCGAACCATGCTCCGTCGTTTTTCAGAGGCAAGAGATCGTGGATTATGGCATCCGAAATCTAACAGTGTGGCCATGATATTGGAGCAAGACCGTGAATAA
- a CDS encoding precorrin-8X methylmutase, with translation MSLYNYIHDGQAIYKKSFAAIRSEADLSIFDKDQSRIVVRIIHACGRTEITKDILFHHDFVHCAETALQAGKPIFCDAEMVAHGITKRRLPANNTIICTLNHPQTPSLASDLKNTRSAAAIHLWGDALEGSVVVVGNAPTTLFHLINLLEVKKIPAPAAIIGMPVGFVGAAESKDALVEWNKIPYLIVKGRQGGSAMAVAAVNAIAQKQEL, from the coding sequence ATGTCTTTGTATAATTATATCCATGATGGTCAGGCCATTTACAAAAAATCCTTTGCCGCTATTCGTAGTGAGGCTGATTTATCCATTTTTGACAAAGATCAATCCCGTATCGTCGTCAGAATCATTCATGCCTGTGGCCGTACTGAAATTACCAAAGATATTTTATTTCATCACGATTTTGTTCATTGTGCAGAAACTGCATTACAAGCTGGAAAACCCATTTTTTGTGATGCAGAAATGGTCGCACATGGTATTACTAAACGCAGATTACCCGCCAATAATACTATTATTTGCACGCTAAATCATCCGCAGACCCCATCTCTTGCCAGCGACCTAAAAAATACCCGTTCAGCTGCAGCCATCCATTTATGGGGGGATGCATTGGAAGGTAGCGTTGTTGTTGTGGGAAATGCACCAACCACCCTATTTCATTTAATTAACTTGCTAGAAGTAAAAAAAATTCCAGCCCCAGCAGCGATTATTGGCATGCCCGTTGGATTTGTAGGGGCTGCAGAATCAAAAGATGCCTTAGTTGAGTGGAATAAAATTCCTTATTTAATTGTTAAAGGACGACAAGGGGGCAGTGCCATGGCCGTTGCAGCCGTAAATGCCATTGCTCAGAAGCAGGAATTGTAA
- a CDS encoding precorrin-2 C(20)-methyltransferase translates to MQGKLNILGMGPGDPELVTRKAERLLRSHSIFAYFAKKGEKGHARHIAQEFITNTHQELRFEYPITTEIPHKHIEYKQALQQFYDQSAHHIQHHLDQGETVNLLCEGDPLLYGSAMYILERLSPTYTTEIVPGICAMNGCWSAAKLPIVKYEQTLTVIPATLPLEQLTDKLYHSDSVVIMKIGRHLAKVKSALQTTDLLNKAVYIERGTQLNQRILPMTELTQEHAPYFSLILITG, encoded by the coding sequence ATGCAGGGAAAACTGAATATTTTAGGTATGGGACCTGGTGATCCAGAACTAGTTACCAGAAAAGCAGAACGCCTATTACGCAGCCATTCTATTTTTGCTTATTTCGCAAAAAAGGGGGAAAAAGGGCATGCCAGGCACATTGCCCAAGAATTCATTACCAATACTCATCAAGAACTGCGTTTTGAATATCCCATAACAACAGAGATTCCGCATAAACATATTGAATATAAACAGGCTTTACAACAATTTTACGATCAATCTGCACATCATATTCAACATCATCTAGATCAAGGCGAAACGGTCAATTTACTATGTGAAGGAGATCCATTGCTTTATGGCTCGGCTATGTATATTTTAGAGCGATTATCACCAACTTATACCACGGAAATCGTCCCTGGTATCTGTGCAATGAATGGATGTTGGAGTGCCGCAAAATTACCCATCGTCAAATATGAGCAAACCTTAACCGTTATTCCTGCAACCCTGCCACTAGAACAATTGACAGATAAATTATACCATAGTGATTCCGTAGTTATTATGAAAATTGGTCGTCATTTAGCAAAAGTTAAATCAGCATTGCAAACAACAGATTTATTAAACAAAGCTGTTTATATTGAACGTGGTACGCAACTTAACCAACGCATTTTACCCATGACTGAATTAACCCAAGAACATGCCCCTTATTTTTCTCTGATTTTAATTACTGGATAA